The nucleotide window CGTCATGTCGAACTCGTTCACGAACCAGACGCTCGCGCAGCTCGAGCTCTGGAAGGAGAAGGACTCGGGCAAGTACTTCGCCGGCGGCCCGGGCAAGTACAAGGTGTACACGCTCCCCAAAATCCTCGACGAGAAGGTCGCCGCGCTGCACCTCACGTCGCTCGGCG belongs to Acidimicrobiales bacterium and includes:
- a CDS encoding adenosylhomocysteinase, which gives rise to MEGLMKATKRINIKPQVDRFVFDDGHAIIILAEGRLLNLGCATGHPSFVMSNSFTNQTLAQLELWKEKDSGKYFAGGPGKYKVYTLPKILDEKVAALHLTSLG